In the genome of Jeotgalibacillus haloalkalitolerans, one region contains:
- the queG gene encoding tRNA epoxyqueuosine(34) reductase QueG, producing the protein MNYDVLKQEIIDHAEELGIDKIGFTSADFFSDLKSRLMRQEALNYQSGFEEKDIEKRVTPSLLMHEPKSIISIALAYPSKMKDAPRSKKGERRGIFARASWGEDYHTVLREALGRLEQFIQERVPDARLKSMVDTGELVDRAVAERAGVGWSAKNCSIITHEFGSYVYLGEMITNLPFSPDEPMEDQCGDCNLCVDVCPTGALVQGGQLDAKKCIAFLTQTKDFLPDEYRSKIGNRLYGCDTCQTVCPKNKGIDMHLHPEFEPDPEIAKPLLEPLLSISNREFKEKYGHVSGSWRGKKPIQRNALIALAHFKEASALPSIFEVMQHDVRPVMRGTAAWAAGKIGGEEAMEMLLKQKDIEKDEEVLKEIEKGLSLCK; encoded by the coding sequence ATGAACTATGATGTGCTGAAGCAGGAAATCATCGATCACGCTGAGGAGCTTGGGATTGATAAAATTGGATTTACGAGTGCGGATTTCTTTTCAGATCTGAAAAGCCGTCTGATGAGACAGGAGGCGCTTAATTACCAGTCAGGTTTTGAGGAAAAGGATATTGAGAAACGTGTTACACCTTCATTGTTGATGCATGAGCCTAAATCAATTATTTCCATTGCGTTAGCCTATCCATCTAAAATGAAGGATGCGCCAAGGAGTAAAAAGGGAGAGCGCAGAGGGATATTTGCAAGAGCCTCATGGGGTGAGGATTATCATACTGTACTTAGAGAAGCGCTGGGACGGCTGGAGCAGTTTATTCAGGAGAGAGTGCCTGATGCGAGGCTGAAGTCTATGGTGGATACGGGAGAACTCGTTGACCGGGCTGTAGCTGAAAGAGCAGGTGTAGGGTGGAGTGCCAAAAACTGTTCAATCATCACGCATGAGTTTGGTTCGTATGTTTACTTAGGTGAAATGATTACAAACCTGCCTTTCAGTCCTGATGAGCCGATGGAGGATCAGTGTGGGGATTGCAATCTGTGTGTGGATGTGTGTCCGACCGGTGCACTTGTACAGGGTGGACAGCTTGATGCGAAAAAGTGTATTGCATTTTTAACTCAGACGAAGGATTTTCTTCCTGATGAATATCGTTCTAAAATTGGGAATAGACTGTACGGATGTGATACGTGTCAGACAGTTTGTCCTAAAAATAAAGGGATTGATATGCATCTCCACCCTGAGTTTGAGCCGGATCCTGAAATTGCCAAGCCGCTTCTTGAGCCATTACTCTCTATCAGTAACAGGGAATTTAAAGAGAAGTATGGTCATGTATCGGGTTCCTGGAGAGGCAAGAAGCCGATACAGCGGAATGCGCTGATTGCCCTCGCTCATTTTAAAGAAGCATCAGCACTGCCGTCTATATTTGAAGTGATGCAGCATGATGTACGCCCTGTTATGAGAGGGACGGCTGCCTGGGCTGCAGGTAAGATCGGCGGGGAAGAAGCGATGGAAATGCTATTAAAACAAAAGGATATTGAAAAGGACGAAGAGGTGTTAAAGGAGATCGAAAAAGGCTTATCACTTTGTAAGTGA
- the trmL gene encoding tRNA (uridine(34)/cytosine(34)/5-carboxymethylaminomethyluridine(34)-2'-O)-methyltransferase TrmL: MGLHVVLFQPEIPANTGNIARTCAATGTSLHLIKPLGFSTDDKMLKRAGLDYWEHVDIHYHDSLEDFYQSSEGGEYFYLTKYGKQPHSTFDYSDLNKDFYFIFGRETSGLPDDVIENNKDRALRIPMNEHVRSLNLSNTAAILVYEALRQQNFPSLG; this comes from the coding sequence TTGGGATTACACGTTGTATTATTCCAGCCGGAGATTCCTGCTAACACAGGTAATATTGCGCGTACATGTGCAGCGACTGGTACATCATTACATTTAATTAAGCCGCTTGGCTTTTCAACAGACGATAAAATGCTTAAACGAGCAGGTCTTGATTACTGGGAGCATGTTGATATTCATTATCACGATTCCCTTGAGGACTTTTATCAGTCAAGTGAAGGCGGGGAATATTTCTATCTGACGAAGTACGGAAAGCAGCCGCATTCAACGTTTGATTACAGTGATCTGAATAAGGATTTTTATTTTATTTTCGGTCGTGAAACATCAGGGTTGCCTGATGATGTCATCGAAAATAATAAAGACCGTGCACTGCGTATTCCAATGAATGAGCACGTACGCTCATTAAATTTATCAAATACAGCAGCCATTCTTGTATATGAAGCATTAAGACAGCAGAACTTCCCTTCACTTGGGTAA
- a CDS encoding amidase domain-containing protein — protein MYNGALAAAYAEEWWNRRNPAFPSFPVDCTNFISQCLLAGGLTMRGYPDRSRGWWLQGGQWSFSWAVAHSMRWFLEEAAERVTDASMLKIGDVICYDFEGDGVVDHTTIVTYIDQGVPYVNAHTNDSRRRLWTYSDSAAYTPSIRYYFFHLS, from the coding sequence ATGTATAATGGTGCGCTTGCTGCTGCATATGCGGAGGAATGGTGGAACAGGAGAAATCCCGCATTCCCTTCTTTCCCGGTTGATTGCACAAACTTTATTTCACAATGTCTGTTAGCTGGAGGCCTGACGATGAGGGGCTATCCTGACCGTTCCAGAGGCTGGTGGCTGCAGGGAGGTCAATGGAGTTTCAGCTGGGCAGTTGCACACTCTATGCGGTGGTTTCTTGAAGAGGCAGCTGAGCGGGTGACGGATGCTTCAATGCTGAAAATTGGAGACGTGATCTGTTATGATTTCGAGGGTGACGGAGTAGTAGATCATACGACCATTGTGACGTATATTGATCAGGGCGTACCTTATGTGAATGCACATACAAATGATAGCCGGAGAAGGTTGTGGACATATAGTGATTCAGCAGCCTATACTCCATCGATCAGGTATTATTTTTTTCACCTTTCATGA